The window CCGTCGCTTTATTGCCGATGGCCTCGAATACCTGCCGGTGGCAACAATGATCAGCGATCCCCAAGGCAAGATATTGCTGGGTAACCGCAAAGCGCGTGATCTCTTCGGCCATGGCTTGGCGGGGGGCGATGTATTGGAGCATCTCGCGCAGCTGGGTTACCCAGGACTGGAGCGCGGGGTGCCTCACCGATTATCCACATTGCCCCTGGTGGAGTTTCGCGACAGCCGGGAGCGCAGCCTGCGTCTGGAACGAGCCCCGCTATTGCCGGTTGATGGTGAGGCGCCGATAGGCTGGTTACTGAGCCTCATCGACCTGAGCGCGGAGCGCGAAGCCGAAGAGCAGCGCAGCGTCATGCTGCGTTTTTTGTCCCATGATTTGCGCGCGCCCCACTCGGCGATCCTGGCCCTGCTGGATGTGCAGCGGCATCAGAACGGAGCGAATAATCCGCTCTTCGATCAGATCGAGCGGCAGGTGCGTCGCGCCTTGGAATTGACCGACGGCTTTGTGCAACTGGCCAAGGCCGAGTCTGAGGCGTATCAATTCCAACCGACGCTGTTCGCCATGTTGGTCCTGGATGTACTTGACCAGGCGCTGCCCATCGCCCAGGCAAAACGCATCCAGTTGATTCATGAAATAGAGGATGAAGAGGCGATGGTGAGCGCGGATCAATCATTGCTGACCCGTGCCCTGTTCAATCTGCTGGAAAATGCCATCAAGTACAGCCCGCCCGACGCCTGCATTTCCCTGCAGGTTCATTGCACGTCGGGTTGGTTGACCTGCAACGTCGCCGACCAGGGCAAGGGCATCAGCGCCGAAGAACTACCGGACCTGTTCAGCCAGTATCGACGGTTTTCCTCGGCTCACGGTGTGGATGGCATTGGCTTGGGACTGTCGATGGTCAAGGCCGTGGTGGACCATCATGAGGGGAAAATCGAATGCCATAGCGTGGTAGGCAAAGGCACGACGTTCAGCCTGCGATTCCCGTTGTTGGCGGAGTAAAGATCGTCCGAACGGGGCCCGAGCCTTCGGACGATCTTGGTGCTATAAAAAACTTATGCACCTGTCGGCGGCTTTTATGTTTTTATGAAATATGTATTAAAAACAAAGACATAAAACAGAAAAGTTACGAATTTCGAAAAAACGGTGCACAGGTTATCCACAGATATCAAACAGCGGCTTGTTCCGTGGGCACTTCCGCGACAGGACCGGGTGGAAGCGAACCCATCTCCCGTTGGGTCTGTTCGTTCCAGGTTTGTACGCGTTCATTGAGCTCGGCAATGGCGCGGGGCCCGCTACCTTCGGCATACATGGGCTTGCCGATCACCACGGTGATGACGCCCGGTGTCCGGAGCCAGCCACCCTTGGGCCAGAACTTGCCGGCATTGTGTGCAATCGGCAGCACCGGCAGGTCAGCGTTTACCGCCAATGCGCTGCCACTGCGGGAGAATTTGCCGATCGTCCCGTAGGGAACACGGGTACCTTCTGGAAAGATCAAAACCCAAACCTTGTCCTTGAGTAGCTCATCACCTTTTTTCGCCACTTGCTTGAGAGCAACCTTGGGGTTGTCCCGGTCAATGGCGATGGGGCGCAGCATTGCCATGGCCCAGCCGAAGAAAGGTACGAACAGCAGCTCACGTTTGAGCACTTGGCTCAGGGGCTCGAAGTAAGCCGAAAGGAAGAAAGTCTCCCAGGTGCTCTGGTGGTTGGACTGGATCACGCACGGCCGCTCAGGCACGTTTTCGGCGCCTTTTACTTCATACCGTATCCCCAGAAAAACCTTGCTCAGCCACAGCGCGCAACGGCACCAGTACACATTGATAAAACGGTAGCGCGTCCTGAACGACATGAAAGGCGCTACAAAAAAACTCAACGTGCACCACAACAACGAACTGGTGCCCAGCAGCAGGTAAAAGAGAAAGGTTCTGATGGCCTGCAATATCGACATAGCGGCATTTACCGTTGCGGGCAGTGCCCGACTGTTTAAGCGCTTCCCGAACAGTCCTTGATCAGGATGTCTTGGGAGCTCTAATTGTGGATAAGTTCAGCGGCAATCGCCGCCAAGTCTTCAAAAATCAAGGTGCCCACCGGCAGGGTCTTGCCCAGAGTCTTTTCGCCTTTGCCGGTCTTTACCAAAACGGGCTGACAATCGACGGCCTTGGCCGCCTCCAGGTCACCCAGGCTGTCGCCGACGAACCACACTCCCGCCAGCGTTACATCGTAGTGAGCGGCAATGGTTTTCAACATGCCCGGCTTGGGCTTGCGGCAATCACAACCTTCGTCCGGCCCGTGCGGGCAGTAGACGATCAG is drawn from Pseudomonas rhizophila and contains these coding sequences:
- a CDS encoding sensor histidine kinase; protein product: MSNQRRRESREPTQVQRMFRQLVREWLWISLLLLPLTALLSFSTQPTRHGPEAALLSVFVVAVVLGLLLLRPRLALWTTVGGMSMALLISVVLAAEGWWWSPMASVLGIVFGYLIWNWRRLSVVLAYFGWELARLDAEPKVFPERRRAPYTGSDRLQGQIMALEQAMGRTRDTRRFIADGLEYLPVATMISDPQGKILLGNRKARDLFGHGLAGGDVLEHLAQLGYPGLERGVPHRLSTLPLVEFRDSRERSLRLERAPLLPVDGEAPIGWLLSLIDLSAEREAEEQRSVMLRFLSHDLRAPHSAILALLDVQRHQNGANNPLFDQIERQVRRALELTDGFVQLAKAESEAYQFQPTLFAMLVLDVLDQALPIAQAKRIQLIHEIEDEEAMVSADQSLLTRALFNLLENAIKYSPPDACISLQVHCTSGWLTCNVADQGKGISAEELPDLFSQYRRFSSAHGVDGIGLGLSMVKAVVDHHEGKIECHSVVGKGTTFSLRFPLLAE
- a CDS encoding lysophospholipid acyltransferase family protein; translation: MSILQAIRTFLFYLLLGTSSLLWCTLSFFVAPFMSFRTRYRFINVYWCRCALWLSKVFLGIRYEVKGAENVPERPCVIQSNHQSTWETFFLSAYFEPLSQVLKRELLFVPFFGWAMAMLRPIAIDRDNPKVALKQVAKKGDELLKDKVWVLIFPEGTRVPYGTIGKFSRSGSALAVNADLPVLPIAHNAGKFWPKGGWLRTPGVITVVIGKPMYAEGSGPRAIAELNERVQTWNEQTQREMGSLPPGPVAEVPTEQAAV
- the gmhB gene encoding D-glycero-beta-D-manno-heptose 1,7-bisphosphate 7-phosphatase, which produces MLLKLLILDRDGVINHDSDAYIKSVEEWLPLPGSIEAIAQLSKAGWTVAVATNQSGIARGYYDLAVLEAMHERLRALVAEQGGEVGLIVYCPHGPDEGCDCRKPKPGMLKTIAAHYDVTLAGVWFVGDSLGDLEAAKAVDCQPVLVKTGKGEKTLGKTLPVGTLIFEDLAAIAAELIHN